In Carya illinoinensis cultivar Pawnee chromosome 16, C.illinoinensisPawnee_v1, whole genome shotgun sequence, a single window of DNA contains:
- the LOC122299552 gene encoding CBS domain-containing protein CBSX3, mitochondrial-like: MQGLVRAVRSCQETIKDANLQHLHGGVIDLGKIFSRFRRVTFSRSSPEQLKGLENVTVAEVLMTKGGEKTGSWLWCHTDDVVIDAVKNMAVHNIGSLVVLKPGEKHLAGIVTERDYSRKIIAPGRSPIYTRVGEIMTAKDEVLTVTSDTNILQAMQLMTDNRIRHIPVVDGRIVGMISIVDVVRAVVERQSGELKQLNQFIRGDY, translated from the exons atgcaaggACTTGTGAGAGCAGTACGATCTTGCCAGGAAACGATCAAGGATGCAAATTTGCAACATCTGCATGGAGGAGTAATTGATCTGGGAAAAATATTTTCGCGTTTTCGACGTGTGACCTTCTCTAGATCTTCACCTGAGCAGCTGAAAGGGTTGGAGAATGTAACAGTAGCAGAGGTGCTGATGACAAAAGGAGGAGAGAAAACTGGTTCCTGGTTGTGGTGCCACACTGATGATGTTGTCATTGATGCAGTAAAAAAT ATGGCTGTCCATAATATTGGGTCACTGGTTGTGCTAAAGCCTGGAGAAAAACATCTTGCAGGAATCGTCACTGAAAGAG ACTACTCAAGGAAGATAATCGCACCAGGAAGATCACCCATATACACAAGAGTTGGGGAAATAATGACTGCTAAG GACGAAGTATTAACAGTGACATCTGATACCAACATTCTTCAAGCAATGCAGCTTATGACAG ACAATCGGATACGGCATATTCCAGTGGTAGATGGGAGGATAGTTGGCATGATCTCTATTGTAGATGTTGTGAGAGCGGTAGTGGAGCGGCAAAGTGGGGAATTGAAGCAACTAAACCAGTTCATTAGAGGAGACTACTAA